Proteins from a genomic interval of Yoonia sp. GPGPB17:
- a CDS encoding methyltransferase, which translates to MTTDFPWLETLQGAAAVDVAARCGLLSDLADGQKCPARPALLEHLLIGAGVTVREAHGLAFTAEFAAAWRADSAAIMARASFIRRAAADVAMGLDEMVFDLPAFMERSATFRLFRYDMAEGTTSEHLNATRPWVDYVEALSRSESPHLVPLINLREGDRILEIGGNTGLMSEALISTYKGVTSRVLDLPAVCALGRERRVVPGLEFCAGDARKPDALAPFDGLIDVVLFKSVLHDWPADDAENMLARAMGILSPGGRVIVCERGAYGPEDAGAKDANTLANMVFSRFYRDPLFYEDIMKRNGFAVTRKSVQLDMMFHATTGTCP; encoded by the coding sequence ATGACAACTGACTTTCCTTGGTTGGAGACTTTGCAAGGTGCTGCAGCGGTCGATGTTGCAGCGCGATGTGGTTTGCTTTCTGATCTTGCTGATGGTCAGAAATGTCCCGCCCGTCCCGCCTTGCTGGAGCACCTTTTGATTGGTGCAGGCGTCACTGTGAGAGAAGCGCATGGCCTTGCTTTCACAGCAGAATTTGCGGCTGCATGGCGTGCAGATAGCGCTGCGATCATGGCCCGCGCATCCTTTATTCGGCGGGCTGCGGCAGACGTTGCGATGGGGTTGGATGAGATGGTTTTTGATCTTCCAGCGTTTATGGAGAGATCAGCGACGTTCCGCTTGTTTCGCTATGATATGGCCGAAGGTACAACATCAGAACATCTGAACGCGACCCGTCCTTGGGTGGATTATGTGGAGGCACTATCCCGGAGCGAATCACCTCATCTGGTGCCGCTGATTAATCTCCGTGAGGGGGACCGTATCCTTGAAATCGGAGGCAATACCGGGCTCATGTCAGAAGCCCTTATTTCAACCTATAAGGGTGTAACGTCGCGCGTGCTGGATCTGCCCGCGGTCTGTGCGTTGGGACGCGAAAGGCGTGTTGTGCCAGGGCTGGAGTTTTGTGCCGGTGATGCGAGAAAACCAGACGCATTGGCACCTTTCGATGGTTTGATTGATGTCGTGCTTTTCAAATCTGTACTACACGATTGGCCTGCCGATGACGCTGAGAATATGCTGGCGCGCGCGATGGGTATCTTGTCGCCGGGCGGGCGTGTCATTGTCTGCGAAAGAGGTGCATATGGCCCAGAAGATGCAGGGGCTAAAGATGCAAATACACTAGCAAATATGGTATTTTCGCGGTTTTACCGCGATCCGCTATTCTATGAGGACATCATGAAGCGCAATGGGTTCGCAGTGACACGGAAATCCGTTCAATTGGACATGATGTTCCATGCCACGACCGGGACTTGCCCATGA
- a CDS encoding beta strand repeat-containing protein has protein sequence MAGSAYFILEGADGDGLGASISTAGNFDDGSSGVQEFIVGTRNGNATGAFIYSGVSDGAGGLAADGANLSQFTFETSAGLGTGTAVIGGYDFNNDGIADVAIGAPLADSGIGEVYILYGGNTDLDGSTITVTDLDGTVGEVIEGLANSDGSSTGFGLSLGARLLPFGRDTLLIGAPEFGVGDDAQQGAMATVGLFADPGGGTSLRATFSDNFTGENGGDKFGTSIANINNLTDLISVGPEPSTIIGAPGTDGDSSDEGFVRIQTPYGDILIEGAGLGDAAGTVVSSAGDLNADGYDDALIAAPFADDGALNGGTVYVLFGRDHSEFFPVDGVPATFDLGDIQPADGISKLSGGIVGGNAGVVTTNLGDVSGDGIDDILIGGFDALGAGRAYLVFGGAGVGDLDLESLDGTNGFILSNIDIGLFADPALDTVLTAAGLGDVNNDGIADFALGTPDAGDAGNGKVFGVLGGTANLAALDALDGVEDGNIDVGDFLDGTAPDVDFIATNNDVTFGGTTTGTIDLRLSESSVDGTITIDDISTLGDDTFNTIADPNTPEGTGTYGTLTVIDDDPSDDRWIYALGGASLLFLGAGETVADQIVLTASNGSQRAINITIIGEDDPTEFAVTPNDIGFDLTEDMASISGSFAVSDPDQNDNPNLDGQSIEGTFGTFVVSADGTSFTYFLTADLSGLTSAQTVTETIAPFGPTGASFDLTIEGRDEDDTPGTGAVYQLVDPGSDGVTAFFGSGDETVTGTANGDVIDTGAGDDTVNGGAGDDTITDSFGNDALSGGAGNDDITALSGTNVIDDAGGTATDSNYFKGGVGRDTITGGAGDDFIDGDAASQIIGAADRLDGGAGNDHMRGGLGTDVFVFSFGGGNDIIADFEAVESDGSYTSGGTLGRDFTVGRDTVELSGFAGINAGNVMDNVSDVDGNAVFQVGAGPDSLTFWGLTADELTAESFIFV, from the coding sequence ATGGCCGGTTCAGCTTATTTCATTCTTGAAGGCGCAGATGGCGATGGCTTAGGTGCGTCGATTTCGACGGCGGGCAACTTTGATGACGGAAGCTCGGGCGTTCAGGAGTTCATTGTCGGCACACGTAACGGCAACGCCACAGGTGCGTTCATCTACAGCGGTGTCAGCGACGGGGCCGGTGGCCTTGCCGCAGATGGTGCAAACCTAAGTCAGTTCACCTTTGAGACCAGCGCGGGCCTTGGCACCGGAACAGCGGTAATCGGTGGATACGACTTCAACAACGACGGCATCGCCGATGTAGCGATCGGCGCACCACTGGCGGACAGCGGCATTGGCGAGGTGTACATCCTGTATGGTGGCAACACCGATTTGGATGGCTCAACAATCACGGTAACCGACCTCGACGGAACGGTGGGCGAAGTCATTGAAGGACTGGCCAACTCAGATGGATCCAGCACGGGATTTGGATTGAGCCTTGGCGCACGCCTGTTACCTTTCGGCAGGGATACGCTTCTTATCGGCGCGCCAGAGTTTGGTGTCGGCGATGATGCACAGCAGGGTGCCATGGCGACTGTTGGTCTGTTTGCGGATCCAGGCGGGGGCACCAGCCTACGCGCCACGTTCTCGGACAACTTCACTGGCGAAAACGGTGGGGACAAGTTCGGGACGTCTATCGCAAATATCAACAATCTGACTGATTTGATCAGTGTCGGGCCAGAGCCGAGTACCATTATTGGTGCACCCGGCACTGATGGCGACAGCAGTGATGAAGGCTTTGTCCGCATCCAGACCCCATATGGTGATATTCTAATCGAAGGCGCTGGCCTCGGGGACGCCGCGGGGACGGTTGTTTCATCAGCCGGAGATCTGAACGCCGATGGTTACGACGACGCTTTGATTGCCGCACCTTTTGCTGATGATGGTGCGCTCAATGGCGGCACGGTCTACGTCCTGTTTGGCCGTGACCATAGTGAATTCTTTCCAGTAGATGGCGTGCCCGCAACCTTTGACCTTGGCGACATTCAACCGGCGGACGGGATTTCCAAACTCAGCGGCGGCATCGTTGGCGGAAACGCCGGGGTTGTCACCACGAACCTTGGCGATGTAAGCGGCGACGGCATCGACGACATCTTGATCGGCGGGTTTGATGCCTTGGGCGCTGGTCGAGCGTATCTTGTCTTTGGTGGCGCTGGGGTGGGCGACCTCGATCTAGAGTCACTGGACGGAACGAATGGCTTTATCCTCAGCAACATCGACATCGGTTTGTTCGCAGACCCTGCATTAGATACCGTTCTCACAGCTGCCGGTCTGGGTGATGTCAACAATGACGGGATTGCTGACTTTGCACTTGGTACGCCTGACGCAGGCGATGCTGGCAATGGCAAGGTCTTTGGCGTGCTTGGCGGTACGGCAAACCTAGCCGCACTTGATGCGTTGGATGGCGTGGAAGACGGCAATATTGACGTTGGTGATTTTCTTGATGGCACGGCGCCAGACGTGGACTTCATCGCGACAAATAACGATGTGACCTTTGGCGGCACAACGACAGGCACAATCGACCTGAGGCTCAGCGAGAGCAGCGTCGATGGCACGATCACCATTGACGATATCAGCACACTCGGTGATGACACGTTCAACACGATTGCCGATCCAAACACTCCAGAGGGAACTGGCACATACGGTACACTGACCGTTATTGATGACGACCCGAGTGATGACCGCTGGATCTACGCACTCGGTGGCGCATCACTGCTGTTCCTCGGCGCAGGCGAAACAGTCGCAGACCAGATTGTGCTGACCGCCAGCAATGGTAGCCAACGTGCGATCAACATCACAATCATCGGTGAAGACGACCCGACCGAATTTGCTGTCACACCCAATGATATCGGTTTTGATCTGACCGAAGATATGGCATCGATCAGCGGCAGCTTTGCCGTGTCGGACCCCGATCAAAACGACAATCCCAACCTGGACGGGCAGTCGATTGAGGGCACATTCGGCACCTTTGTTGTTAGCGCAGACGGAACCAGTTTCACCTATTTCCTGACAGCTGATTTATCGGGCCTGACCTCCGCGCAAACGGTGACGGAAACCATCGCGCCATTCGGACCAACCGGAGCATCTTTCGATCTGACCATCGAAGGCCGCGACGAAGACGACACACCCGGTACTGGCGCTGTATATCAGCTGGTCGACCCCGGGTCCGACGGTGTGACGGCCTTCTTCGGGAGCGGTGATGAAACCGTGACCGGCACGGCGAATGGTGATGTCATCGACACGGGTGCCGGTGACGATACGGTCAACGGCGGGGCTGGTGACGATACGATCACCGACAGCTTTGGCAACGACGCGCTGTCAGGCGGGGCTGGCAATGACGACATCACAGCGCTAAGTGGCACCAACGTTATTGATGACGCTGGCGGTACGGCTACGGATAGCAACTACTTCAAAGGTGGCGTCGGGCGTGACACCATCACCGGCGGCGCAGGCGACGACTTTATCGATGGCGATGCGGCATCACAAATAATCGGTGCTGCCGATCGTCTGGATGGCGGTGCAGGCAATGACCACATGCGCGGCGGATTGGGCACGGACGTGTTTGTCTTCAGTTTCGGCGGCGGGAACGACATTATCGCCGATTTTGAGGCCGTGGAAAGCGACGGTAGTTATACATCGGGCGGCACCCTTGGCCGCGATTTCACGGTTGGGCGGGACACGGTAGAGCTTTCTGGCTTTGCAGGCATCAACGCGGGCAACGTCATGGACAACGTCAGCGATGTCGACGGGAACGCCGTTTTCCAGGTCGGCGCTGGCCCTGATAGCCTGACCTTCTGGGGGCTGACAGCAGATGAGTTGACCGCCGAAAGCTTTATCTTCGTTTAA
- a CDS encoding SapC family protein encodes MAKQLMIYERAVPVSIEAHKGWSVKAENDFSFAREVNSVPVLAAEFAPSAMEYTIIFAGEGDVVFPSVILGMKEGNNAHVKEDGSWDGRYVPAFFRRYPFVFAASEDQSTFTLCIDEEYEGLNKKGKGERLFDADGQRTQYLENVLAFSTEYQAQFTRTQAFAKRLQDLDLLEPAQAQFSLAGGERTQLSGFKTINREKLRNLPAETLAEMAKTDELELCYLHLQSLNNLTPMTQRIAARNGDSDAA; translated from the coding sequence ATGGCAAAACAACTCATGATCTACGAACGGGCTGTTCCCGTTTCCATCGAAGCCCACAAAGGATGGTCGGTCAAAGCCGAAAACGATTTTAGCTTCGCCCGCGAAGTAAACTCTGTTCCTGTTCTGGCCGCTGAGTTCGCGCCTTCCGCGATGGAGTACACGATCATTTTTGCAGGCGAAGGCGATGTTGTGTTCCCTTCGGTTATTCTGGGAATGAAGGAAGGGAACAATGCCCACGTCAAGGAAGACGGCAGCTGGGACGGGCGTTATGTGCCTGCGTTCTTCCGCCGCTATCCGTTCGTGTTTGCAGCGTCCGAAGATCAGTCAACCTTCACGCTTTGCATCGACGAAGAATACGAGGGTCTGAACAAAAAGGGCAAAGGCGAGCGACTGTTTGATGCCGATGGCCAGCGGACGCAATACCTTGAAAACGTTCTCGCGTTCTCGACTGAATATCAGGCCCAGTTCACCCGGACCCAAGCCTTTGCCAAGCGCTTGCAAGACCTTGATCTGTTGGAACCTGCCCAGGCACAATTCAGCCTTGCCGGTGGTGAGCGGACGCAACTGTCTGGCTTCAAAACCATCAACCGCGAAAAACTGCGCAACCTGCCTGCTGAAACGCTGGCTGAGATGGCCAAAACCGATGAGCTGGAGCTGTGCTATCTGCACCTGCAGTCGCTGAACAACCTGACACCGATGACGCAGCGCATTGCCGCACGTAACGGAGACAGCGACGCGGCATAA
- a CDS encoding outer membrane protein, with protein sequence MTSFRMIGVVACVATTALGGAAIAQDFEQDWEGFYGGLHLDASMYSVTTTDPNNSFLNDFPEESLIVGHGGLMGGYNYRLDGNLLIGAELDYTSELAIDDFFSSNEAETTGLELDWRIEGITTLRGRAGFVQGNALSFISIGVANATINMETFEVDTASTELSCDTSTCAKATEDLLGLTVGAGVDWAFREDWIGRVEIQHYAFENVQTQVLNSDGDPFCGETDQCTVGYAPEVTSIRFGVSYMF encoded by the coding sequence ATGACTAGTTTTAGAATGATTGGTGTGGTGGCGTGCGTTGCGACAACAGCATTGGGCGGTGCTGCAATTGCACAGGATTTTGAGCAGGATTGGGAAGGATTTTATGGTGGTCTCCATCTGGATGCGAGCATGTATTCGGTAACGACAACCGACCCAAACAACTCATTTTTGAACGATTTTCCAGAAGAGTCCCTTATCGTCGGGCACGGTGGCCTCATGGGGGGTTACAACTATAGGCTTGATGGAAATCTGCTGATCGGTGCGGAGCTTGATTACACGTCCGAATTGGCGATTGATGATTTCTTCAGTTCTAATGAAGCCGAGACAACCGGCCTTGAGCTTGATTGGCGTATTGAAGGCATTACAACGCTACGCGGACGTGCCGGTTTTGTTCAGGGGAATGCGCTAAGTTTTATCTCAATTGGCGTTGCAAACGCGACGATCAATATGGAAACGTTTGAGGTCGATACGGCCTCGACTGAACTGAGCTGCGACACGAGCACCTGTGCCAAGGCAACCGAAGATCTGCTGGGACTCACGGTTGGGGCCGGTGTTGATTGGGCTTTCCGCGAAGATTGGATCGGTCGCGTGGAGATCCAGCACTATGCATTTGAGAACGTCCAAACTCAGGTCTTGAACTCTGATGGCGACCCGTTTTGCGGTGAAACAGATCAATGTACCGTCGGCTATGCACCAGAAGTGACGTCTATCCGCTTCGGCGTCTCATATATGTTCTGA
- a CDS encoding sulfatase-like hydrolase/transferase, producing MTEQPNIVVILADHVAFAGHYGQERYAYCWPELERIAQQGAWFDRAYAITPICTPSRASFLTGKRPDKHGLRWNSEYPIPHNRKEFRDDEELYADHLSAAGYDNYYFGKWHCGVDKTAADYGMKGWSLPEYGNLYASERYKKYLKAIGEAQPRCRIEHHLLRPELNGTEVLMDPAEPWDYMDGAGVLLGSPEVNEQFFVANMACDQLKELERAKRPFSMVISMWGPHHPYYPSQAYADLIDPSEIPRYPSFDEDLTDKPWRYRVQRDLRCQHRTFERWPEWRTWQTVLARCYAAGLQTDAAIGRVADQLDQLGLSDNTLFVVTADHGDGIAAHGAGWDKYSTFSEEVGRIPLVIRYPARIAPGHRSAQPVSLLDVTATMVEVANVRELSHPLPMDGESLIGIADGTRARDGLFCDHFGHSGDVSFQKILYLDGWKYVSVWGDDDELYCLDDDPFELSNRLDDPDTYDRQTMMREMIIDHIVERRAERSGWQPAEFWEAGIVFSSPEWPREETLQLYKLRTQQGYAL from the coding sequence ATGACAGAGCAACCAAATATCGTTGTCATTCTTGCCGACCATGTCGCCTTTGCGGGTCACTATGGCCAAGAGCGATACGCATACTGCTGGCCGGAGCTTGAACGCATCGCCCAACAAGGTGCATGGTTTGATCGCGCATACGCTATCACGCCGATCTGCACACCATCCCGGGCCAGTTTTTTGACCGGGAAACGCCCTGACAAACACGGGCTGCGCTGGAACTCTGAATATCCAATTCCGCACAACCGCAAAGAGTTCCGTGATGATGAAGAGCTTTATGCCGACCACCTCTCCGCAGCCGGTTATGACAACTATTACTTCGGGAAATGGCACTGTGGGGTGGATAAAACGGCGGCAGATTATGGCATGAAGGGTTGGAGCCTTCCCGAATACGGCAATTTGTACGCGAGCGAGAGATACAAAAAATACCTGAAAGCCATTGGCGAAGCCCAACCGCGATGCCGCATTGAGCATCATCTGCTGCGGCCGGAACTGAATGGTACCGAAGTATTGATGGATCCCGCAGAACCATGGGACTACATGGATGGTGCCGGTGTGCTGCTTGGCTCTCCTGAGGTGAACGAACAGTTCTTCGTGGCGAATATGGCATGTGATCAGCTCAAGGAGCTGGAACGTGCAAAACGACCATTTTCGATGGTGATCAGCATGTGGGGGCCACATCATCCATACTACCCAAGCCAGGCCTACGCAGATCTTATCGACCCATCAGAAATCCCGCGCTACCCAAGTTTTGACGAGGACCTGACAGACAAACCTTGGCGGTACCGCGTGCAGCGTGATCTGCGTTGCCAGCATCGTACGTTTGAACGCTGGCCTGAATGGCGGACCTGGCAAACTGTTCTGGCGCGGTGTTATGCAGCCGGGCTTCAAACGGACGCTGCAATCGGACGGGTTGCCGACCAACTAGACCAACTTGGGCTGTCCGATAACACGCTCTTTGTTGTCACGGCTGACCATGGCGATGGCATTGCCGCACACGGCGCAGGTTGGGACAAATACTCAACGTTTTCTGAGGAGGTCGGACGCATTCCACTCGTCATCCGGTATCCGGCTCGCATAGCGCCGGGTCATCGTAGCGCTCAGCCCGTCAGCCTGCTGGATGTGACAGCAACAATGGTGGAGGTTGCAAACGTAAGGGAGCTGAGCCACCCGCTTCCGATGGATGGTGAAAGCCTGATTGGAATTGCAGATGGAACCCGTGCCCGGGATGGGCTTTTTTGTGACCATTTTGGCCATTCGGGGGACGTAAGCTTCCAAAAGATTCTCTATCTGGACGGGTGGAAATACGTGTCTGTGTGGGGCGACGATGATGAGCTTTATTGTCTGGATGATGATCCCTTCGAGTTAAGTAACCGCCTCGACGACCCGGACACCTATGATCGCCAAACCATGATGCGCGAGATGATCATTGATCATATTGTGGAGCGTCGCGCCGAACGCAGCGGCTGGCAACCGGCGGAGTTTTGGGAAGCCGGCATCGTCTTTTCATCACCCGAATGGCCGCGCGAAGAGACCTTACAACTCTACAAACTGCGCACACAGCAGGGGTACGCTCTGTAA
- a CDS encoding DUF1289 domain-containing protein, which produces MSKTPSPCIDVCKFKRQGHCIGCSMTKVQKSLFKSLKKDSHRAAFVEMLMAQQAQMGKYGGWKIAYTKKCRKKGAKVPFDVTDAA; this is translated from the coding sequence ATGTCCAAAACACCTAGCCCCTGTATTGATGTCTGTAAGTTCAAACGCCAAGGCCATTGCATTGGCTGTTCCATGACCAAAGTGCAGAAATCTCTGTTCAAATCACTCAAGAAAGACAGCCACCGCGCCGCCTTTGTCGAGATGCTGATGGCACAGCAGGCGCAGATGGGCAAATACGGCGGCTGGAAAATCGCCTACACCAAAAAGTGTAGGAAGAAGGGCGCCAAGGTGCCCTTCGATGTAACGGATGCCGCTTAG
- a CDS encoding imelysin family protein, with protein sequence MRSTYLASTALCLALATPALAVEKTDVLDNYADIAAAKYADSLSSAQVLQTAVNALVADPSAENLEAAKDAWLAARVPYQQTEVFRFGNAIVDDWEGKVNAWPLDEGLIDYVDASYGGPTDENEAAALNVIANASFTLGGETVDASSITPALLEDTLQEADGVEANVATGYHAIEFLLWGQDLNGHGTGAGNRPWTDYAMGDACTGGNCDRRGEYLVAATDLLISDLEYMAAQWVDGGDARAELTSDVDAGIAAILTGMGSLSYGETAGERMRLGVMLNDPEEEHSCFADNTHNDHFYNGVGIQSVYLGSYTGVDGTITSGPSLSELVAEADPALDAEMRMKLSDAVLALGRIKTAAEAGFTYDMMLERGNDAGEALIMGGVNGLIDQTRSIERVIAVLGADGIEIEGSDSLDNPDAVFQ encoded by the coding sequence ATGAGATCCACATATCTTGCGTCAACGGCACTCTGCCTGGCACTCGCGACGCCTGCATTGGCTGTCGAGAAAACCGACGTTCTGGACAACTATGCCGATATTGCTGCGGCCAAATACGCAGACAGCCTCAGCTCGGCGCAGGTTCTGCAAACAGCGGTAAACGCACTTGTCGCTGACCCCTCTGCCGAAAACCTGGAAGCCGCCAAAGATGCTTGGCTTGCCGCGCGCGTGCCTTACCAGCAGACCGAAGTCTTCCGTTTTGGCAATGCAATCGTGGATGACTGGGAAGGCAAAGTGAACGCATGGCCATTGGACGAAGGTCTGATCGACTATGTTGATGCATCCTACGGTGGCCCAACCGATGAAAACGAGGCAGCGGCACTGAACGTCATTGCGAACGCATCGTTCACCCTTGGCGGTGAAACAGTTGATGCATCATCCATCACACCAGCCCTGCTGGAAGACACTCTGCAAGAAGCCGACGGCGTCGAAGCGAATGTCGCCACCGGATATCACGCCATCGAGTTCCTTTTGTGGGGGCAGGATCTGAACGGACACGGCACAGGTGCAGGCAACCGTCCCTGGACAGATTATGCGATGGGCGACGCCTGTACCGGTGGAAACTGTGATCGTCGGGGCGAATATCTGGTCGCGGCGACTGATCTTCTGATCTCTGATCTTGAGTACATGGCCGCACAATGGGTTGATGGCGGCGACGCCCGCGCAGAGCTGACATCGGATGTTGACGCCGGTATCGCAGCCATTCTGACGGGCATGGGTTCACTGTCTTACGGTGAAACCGCAGGCGAACGCATGCGCCTTGGCGTGATGCTGAACGACCCCGAAGAAGAGCATTCCTGCTTTGCCGACAATACGCACAACGACCACTTCTACAACGGTGTAGGCATCCAGTCAGTCTATCTGGGCAGCTACACGGGTGTCGACGGTACAATCACATCAGGCCCTTCCTTGTCTGAACTGGTCGCTGAAGCTGACCCGGCGCTTGACGCCGAGATGCGTATGAAGCTGTCTGATGCCGTTCTGGCCCTTGGACGGATCAAAACAGCCGCCGAGGCAGGCTTTACCTACGACATGATGCTGGAACGCGGTAACGACGCCGGTGAAGCATTGATCATGGGTGGCGTGAACGGTTTGATCGACCAGACCCGTTCGATCGAACGCGTGATTGCGGTGCTTGGGGCCGATGGCATTGAGATCGAAGGTTCTGACAGCCTCGATAATCCAGACGCGGTCTTCCAGTAA
- the hemP gene encoding hemin uptake protein HemP, translating into MGLHKVMQTTEIPTKQLPRYDARDLIEDGDQAHIILDDQVYVLRITRAGKLILTK; encoded by the coding sequence ATGGGACTCCATAAAGTGATGCAAACAACAGAGATCCCGACCAAACAACTGCCGCGCTATGACGCACGCGATCTGATCGAGGATGGCGATCAAGCGCATATCATCCTCGACGATCAGGTTTACGTGCTGCGAATCACACGGGCCGGAAAGCTCATTCTCACAAAATGA
- a CDS encoding extracellular solute-binding protein: protein MRKTTTVLLASATVATAIASSAFAEGELNLYSSRHYDTDERLYSDFTEMTGITINRIEANADELIARMEAEGVNSPADILLTVDTSRLERAKAAGVLQSIESDVLEARIPENLQDADNEWFGFSQRARIIFYDKTDVANPPMDYVSLADPAYEGMVCHRSSTNVYSQTLVSAIIENFGTEAATEWAQGFVNNFARDPQGGDTDQLRGLVSGECDISISNTYYFARALRKDVDGLPADAMANIGWIFPAQNAEGAHMNLSGGGVAANAPNRDNAIKFLEYLASDQAQDYFSAGNDEYPAVPGVGLAASVASMGLFRPDAVDLTAVAKNVPAAQEIFNQVGWE, encoded by the coding sequence ATGAGAAAGACCACCACAGTACTGCTTGCCTCCGCGACCGTTGCAACAGCAATCGCATCATCGGCATTTGCTGAAGGCGAACTGAACCTCTATTCTTCTCGTCACTATGACACGGATGAGCGTCTGTATTCTGACTTCACCGAAATGACAGGCATTACGATCAACCGTATTGAAGCAAATGCGGATGAGCTGATCGCACGGATGGAAGCGGAAGGCGTCAACTCGCCCGCTGATATCCTGTTGACGGTTGATACATCTCGTCTTGAGCGCGCGAAGGCCGCCGGCGTCCTGCAATCCATTGAGAGCGATGTGCTGGAAGCGCGCATTCCTGAAAACCTGCAAGATGCCGACAACGAATGGTTCGGCTTCAGCCAGCGTGCCCGGATCATCTTCTACGACAAAACAGATGTCGCAAACCCACCTATGGACTATGTCTCTCTTGCTGATCCTGCCTATGAAGGCATGGTCTGCCACCGGTCCTCGACCAACGTCTATTCCCAGACACTGGTCTCCGCGATTATCGAAAACTTCGGTACAGAAGCAGCCACCGAATGGGCGCAGGGCTTTGTGAACAACTTCGCGCGTGATCCACAGGGTGGTGACACCGATCAGCTGCGCGGTCTGGTCTCGGGCGAGTGTGATATCTCGATCTCGAACACCTACTATTTTGCGCGTGCCCTGCGCAAAGATGTCGACGGCCTGCCAGCGGACGCAATGGCCAACATCGGCTGGATCTTCCCTGCGCAAAACGCTGAAGGTGCACATATGAACCTGTCCGGCGGTGGTGTGGCGGCAAATGCGCCAAACCGTGACAACGCGATCAAGTTCCTCGAATACCTCGCATCCGATCAGGCACAGGATTACTTCAGCGCGGGTAACGACGAATACCCAGCTGTGCCAGGGGTTGGCCTTGCGGCCTCCGTTGCGTCCATGGGTCTGTTCCGCCCCGATGCGGTTGATCTGACAGCCGTTGCCAAGAACGTGCCTGCAGCGCAGGAAATCTTTAACCAGGTTGGTTGGGAATAA
- a CDS encoding Dps family protein encodes MTQTASALSTDAKTAIADALNQSVAETAVTTMLAQNFHWNVKGMAFGPLHALFQEIYEDHFTAQDDLAERIRAIDAHAEGTLAGMLKRSKIDEHDGHATDKEMIKMMQDAQEALAATIAGCGELAAKHGDTLTEDLCIARGQTHEKFAWFLRSHLA; translated from the coding sequence ATGACACAGACAGCCAGCGCACTTAGCACAGACGCCAAAACCGCAATTGCAGACGCTCTAAACCAATCTGTGGCCGAGACGGCGGTGACAACGATGCTGGCGCAGAACTTTCACTGGAACGTAAAAGGCATGGCATTCGGGCCCTTGCACGCCTTGTTTCAGGAAATCTACGAAGATCACTTTACCGCGCAGGATGATCTGGCCGAACGTATTCGTGCCATTGACGCCCATGCCGAAGGCACGCTTGCAGGTATGCTGAAGCGGTCAAAGATTGATGAGCATGATGGCCATGCCACGGACAAGGAAATGATCAAGATGATGCAGGATGCGCAAGAGGCGCTGGCTGCAACAATTGCTGGTTGTGGTGAGTTGGCCGCCAAGCATGGCGATACACTGACCGAAGATCTGTGCATTGCGCGTGGGCAGACGCATGAAAAATTCGCATGGTTCCTGCGGTCACACTTGGCATGA